The genomic stretch tcttctgaaagaatatctttcagcatttcatataatactggtttggtggtgatgcaCTCCtataactttttcttatctgtgaagctctttatctgaccttcaattctgaataatagctttgctgggtagtgtAATCTTGGtggtaggttcttgctattcatcactttgaatatttcttgccactcccgtctggcctgcatagtttctgttgagaaatcaactgacaatcgtatgggtgctcccttgtaggtaactaactatttttctcttgctgcctttatattttctctttgtcttttgctcttggcattttaattatgtgtcttggtgtggtcctctttggattcttttgtttggggttctgtgcgcttcctggacttacaaatctatttctttcaccaggtgggtgaAGTttccagtcattatttcttcaaataggtcttcagtatcttgctctctctcttcttctggcacccccataattctaaTGTTGGTAcacctgaagttgtcccagaggtttcttacactatcttcaaatttttggattctttttactttctgcttttccagttgagtgtttttgcttctttgtatttcaaatgtttgacttgattcttgcattcctctagtctgctgttgggtctctgtattttttttttatttcagtcagtgtatatttaatttctagttggtcctttttcatatccttgagggtcttgccaaatttattggtcttttcttggaaattcttgaaaaaccttataaccgtggttttgaactctatatccagtcatttacttcctccatttctttcgtttgtgatctgtttctttgtctctgcattgcactgcttccctgagttggtagggtagctttgtgtgctagtgtCCTATAGTatccagtggctcggcctccccagtcacctgaggtggacactcttcgtgcacccctttgtggactgtgtgcttagccttgttgtagttaagtcttgattgttgttggtatccctgggaggaattgacctctaggccagttggctgtgaggatcagctgtgtctacaccgggagaacttctgtgctgagatggagacagccttatgaaacaagacttgcaaaattgcaaaagcctctgtgctcagtttggatggggcggagtctcagggctgagcagacagtcttggcttctcGTCAGTCCTGctctatgaggcccctgggtctcagtgtcccttggtaattgctgcaagcacctctgagagaaagccgcccttgagttttgccctctgccagacagtccagtttctcccccaatgaatctggattcccagattctcacctagaactggagttcagcgcagttgggagcttctggttccctccagctagagaaagccagcggcacactTAACAGTCATTCCTCTCTGCGCACACTCGCACatgcacctccagacctctgcttttcgtggctcccctgagtttctgcctgacagtacAGATTCCCCCCataagagcctgggtccccaggggctcgcctggaactggagttcagtgcagtccggagcttccgactccctcccGCTAGGGAAAGCCAGCAGTAACCTCAGCagccagtcctctctgcgcgcacTCACGTGCttgcctccagacccctgccctctgCGGCTCCCcgagtctccatgtgcctttctctctacctgacagtccagactccccccatatgagcccacagggtctcgcccggaactggagttcagtgcagtcgggagcttccttctccctcccaccagagaaagccagccaggcactcagccgcccttcctctgtgtgtgtgtgtgtctctgtaccTCCACCCTTTGcggctcctctgattctccgagagcttttctctttccttctagttgtaaaatttccactcagccagctttcctgtgattctggatgatgtccgttctgtcttttagttgtagttttgaaattgtgcaaggcagcagtttaggtgcttacctatacCGCAATCTTGTTTTCTCCAGTGTTGACTTTCTACTCTTTTATCATTTCCACTCTCTCACTcatatatttttgtgtgattctattttttttttatatcattgaAACCTCTTTGGTCcctgaaaatatttcattgtgcCCACTGGCTTGTCCATACTCAGACACACCCTGCTTCATCTTCTCCACAAAAACTTCCTCATTTACTAAGACATGGAGAGAGAAGAGCTCAGGGACATGTTGGTGCCTTAGGCTGAAATCTaggatagataaatgatagatagatagatagatagatagatagatagatagatagatagataggagagCTATTCAATAACATAACTGTATCTGGACCTTAATCTAGATCCAGCTAGATTCCGGACAGAATGGAAGTTGCTCCCCATAAATCTTCTCAGAGACTGTCTGACCCTTCCcctacattgagtggccagattattatgatctctgaacacataataatctggccactcagtgtgtgagtATGTGACATATTGACTTGCACCTGCTAGAACAGCTACTATCAAGGAGATAAGAGGCCCAGtggatgaatttgtgcatgggtggggtctggccaggctggccagggcggggggcgggggggcatgggcagttggctggcctgcctgctggtcgaactcctggtcgaggggacaatttgcatattagccttctattacatcactgagtggtcagattattatgcgttcagagatcataataatctggccactcagtatatacccCAGGAGTGCCATTTCCTGGAATAGGCTGTTGCCCTTCCCCAGGCAAGCATGTAAGGTTAAGGTTTTTTCTCCTTATCTGGGGCAGGTCATGCCTCAATACTCCATCCATCTTGCTCCATCCTATGTAACTCAGCATCTACCACATAGCATGGACAATATCCATGTTGCCTAGCTGCCGCACAAGGCAAGCCTTATATGCAAACTCCCTTCATGAGCTCTCAATGTTTTGACAGAGTTGTCAGCCCCTTTCTCCCATCTCTCAGCCCTGGGAAATTTTACGTgattagatagataggtaggtaggtaggtagatagatagatagataaatagatagatagatagatagatagatagatagatagatagatgatagatagatagagagagagatagacagacagacatatagatataCTACATATATTAGCACTAAGCTATACAACaagtttttcttgaatattaatttttcctTGAAACAAAGTGACTTGGTGGTAATCTGATGTGTCTTTGTCACTGAATACATCACCATCACTGGATGATAGGTAAAGTCTTGAGACTTTTGAACTATTAATGTTGGACATGGGAGAGGGACCAAGATGTTGAGATGTTGAGGTAGGAGTAGACCCCTAAGAAAACATAGCAATATTCTGGGTAAATAAAGTAGCAATTGGCTGTGCTGAAAATACTCATCTCATATCATATCACAGATATATCACACTGAAAGATTATGAATTGTGGCACTAATGGAATTCCTGgtattctacatttaaaaaatcatttatatatgGACTTGAGTAACTATCCAGGCAAGTCCTACATGTACTTGCCAGCTTTCTAGACTATTTTGAACTTACGATACCCTTATTCCATAATAGCCATATCAAAGGCAGAGTgaatataaagaataatttaccaTCCCTTAAATATACCAGCCTAGAAGGGACACATCAATTCCACTCATATTTTACTGGACAGATAAAAATATACTGCCACTTTTACCTTCAAGGAAAAAGGAAGTGCAATTCTGTTGGGTATCCAATAGGAGAGAATAATTAGAAGTATTGCCAATCAGCAGTAAAATCTACCATACAGATGTGCACAACATCAAAATCCATGTGAAAAACTGTGAAGACTGTTAGATTAGACTATGGGCTCAGAGTTAGagttctgggtttgaatccttcTTTTGCCACTTGGTCCCTCATCCCTCTGGAACTTTGAGAAAGTTTTCTTGTGTTTTTAGCTTTCTTAGAGTCTCATTTTTATCACCtctaaaatggggacagtaattTTTCCTATTCAGAAGATTAGATAACAGAGAAAAATCAGTACATGCTTATCATATAATAAGCACTAACACATCAACTATATTTTgacatgtattttaattatactttatccagtaaaaacaacaacactgttgGTGATAAATACAAATAACACAATTCACAATCAAAcacatagaaataaattaaagtcctgggcccgggtgaggccacacgcccctgggtctgggagaggccacgcgcccctgggtctgggtgaagctggatcctgggtccgggtgaggctgtgagcccctggatccaggtgaggctgggtcccgggtccgggtgaggccgtgcgcacctgggtccgggtgaggccacgcatccctgggtccgggtgaggctttgcgtccctgggtctgggtgaggctagatcccgggtccaggtgaggccgtgtgcccctggatctgggtgaggctgggtcccaggtccgggtgaggccacgcgtacctgggtctgggtgaggccacgcacccctgggtctgggtgaagccacgtgcccctgggtctgggtgaagctggatcccgggtccgggtgaggccgtgtgcccctggatccgggtgaggctgggtcccggatccggatgaggccgcacgcacctgggtccaggtgaggccatgcgccccctgggtccgggtgaggccatgtgcccctgagtccgggtgaagccgtgcccctgggtccagccaagaccaaaccagagggagtcggacctgcattaccaacatttgtccaccatccagctctgaggggtcagtgccgacatgtacacataaggaactggtggacattgatattgggtctcaaaagaactgttggtccagaaagaaactcactacaaactgattcatttgcctgtcagcataactattattgctcgtctcacattcagttcttataagtatatctctagtgacacataatctcgctcatctaggggaaatgatgaacaacatagactgatgaacaagaacagaaccagaaacaaggaggcattgatcggactatcgggcctcagagggaggataggggagggtaggggagggggggggagggggagagatcaaccaaaggacttgtgtgcatgcatatgagcctaaccaatggttaagttcaacagggggttggggcatccgtggggaggggtgtgggatgggaatggggggatgaggacaaatatgtgacaccttaatcaataaagaaatttttaaaaaaagacataaattaaAGTGAATAATCACTTTAAGCTCTCTAAGGCCAACATTTGAGATAACAAAGATATAGTAAATGCCTTAAATCTAAGTTTAGAACTCACCAGTGTGAAGGTAAGGAATAAGACCAAGGACATAATTTTTGGACAACCAATAGGACAAAAAAGTCATTAAAGAAATCACTCCGAGATTAGTTGTTTAAATGTGTATAAAAACCTATGAGAGCGCAAATTCATAGGTCCTTAAGAACTGGGATAAAAGAATAAGATTGTTTGAGATGTTCAAGAGTACGAACTTCAGAATAAAAGTTTTTGCCACTGATACTCACGAAACGTCTCAGTCCCAGGACCAATGGATTTATCACAGACAAGAGACTGCTCTGCTAAGAAGCCTTCCCAGGGCGCCCTTCACATCCTTGTTTCTCAagctgtagatgaaggggttcagcataGGGGTGACCACGGTGTACATCACTGAGGCCACTGAGACTTTCTGGGAAGAGTGAATCATCGAAGAAGTGAAGTAGACCCCAATGCCTGTTGCATAAAATAAAGAAACGACTGAGAGATGAGACCCACAGGTGGCAAATgctttctgccttccctgcaATGAGGACATCTTCCTTATGGATGAAGTAATTCTTGAGTAGGAGAATAGGATCCCCAAAAGAGGGAACACACCCAGCACACCAGtcataaaatataacattatgCTATTTAGGAAGGTATCAGAGCAGGCCAACTTGAGGATCTGTGTCACCTCACAGAAGAAATGTGGAATTTCAAGATCTCTACAGAAATTCAGATGCATCATCAGAGAGATATGGAGGAGGGATGTCATGACGCCAATGAACCAAGTAATAAAAACTAGCAAGCCACAGAGACGAGGGTTCATGATGATCATGTAGTGCAGGGGCTGACATATGGCCACATACCGGTCGTAGGCCATCATGGTCAGGAGTAGGGTGTCCAGGATAGGAAAAAACATGGAGAAATATACCTGAGTGAGGCAGTTCATGTAGGAAATGGCTTTGTTCTCTGTCTGGATGCTCACCAGCATATTGGGGACTATGGTGGTGCTGAAACAGATGTCAACCAAGGACaggttggaaagaaagaagtacatCGGGGTGTGGAGATGGGAGTCAAAGCTGATGATTAGGATGATGAGCAAGTTCCCAAGCACAGTAACCACATACATGAAGAGGAACAGTCCAAAGATGAGGGGCTGCAGTTCTGGATCCTCAGAGAGTCCAAGGAGGGTGAACATTAAAATTCCTGTTTTGTTTCCTGCTTTCATGTGGTTGATATATCTATGAAGGAAGAGACCGGAACAACATGAATTAGCACAAACTGGCACCCTGCACATACCAGAAATGTTGACGATGCCTTTCACACAAGTTATTTATAAAGACTGTCATTTTATATAAGAGTCGGGTCTCTATTCACTTATAAATGGAATCCTAAAAAATGGAGTCTCTTATCCCACCCACTCATCTTAAGTATCCATTTTATAACAATGAAACCAAAAGGGAATTCTACAAAATAGAATTCCTGACCACCTATCTTAAGTATCCATTTTATAACAACCCCTTCAGAAGGTCATGAAGCTTCAAAATGTGACAAATCAACATCATGTACCTCCTGGTATGAGGCACTAGAAAGGACTCAATGCGACTACTGTGGGACTTTGGCCAAAGATACAGGACTTCAATCTACAGATTAAAGAGCATCAGACAAAGCCAAATTGAGGGGCATTCAAATTCAAAGAAAGTCTAGGAACTGTTCTAAATTAACTGTGCCTAAAGGGATGTCAAGCAAATATAACGTG from Eptesicus fuscus isolate TK198812 chromosome 6, DD_ASM_mEF_20220401, whole genome shotgun sequence encodes the following:
- the LOC103303168 gene encoding olfactory receptor 7D2, producing MKAGNKTGILMFTLLGLSEDPELQPLIFGLFLFMYVVTVLGNLLIILIISFDSHLHTPMYFFLSNLSLVDICFSTTIVPNMLVSIQTENKAISYMNCLTQVYFSMFFPILDTLLLTMMAYDRYVAICQPLHYMIIMNPRLCGLLVFITWFIGVMTSLLHISLMMHLNFCRDLEIPHFFCEVTQILKLACSDTFLNSIMLYFMTGVLGVFPLLGILFSYSRITSSIRKMSSLQGRQKAFATCGSHLSVVSLFYATGIGVYFTSSMIHSSQKVSVASVMYTVVTPMLNPFIYSLRNKDVKGALGRLLSRAVSCL